From the genome of Parasteatoda tepidariorum isolate YZ-2023 chromosome X1, CAS_Ptep_4.0, whole genome shotgun sequence, one region includes:
- the LOC122270242 gene encoding zinc finger BED domain-containing protein 5-like, with translation MHRWCSFNVWKIPKYTSTCKTKIALVRLDTLHDPPRSFSFERIESWSEYCVNYGCKCSKLYKNETPEIENLFRTLQRYGFSAFSIIMLLRSRWLSSGKFLQRVDELREEIAIFLEEENKLEAESFRDGLFVMKLGYLVGIFEKLNNMNLQLQSANAHMLDTSDKVNAFYRKLELWSRNLKQKNLTMFANGDDCTKIYKAEEEHVKGVFVTIENHLTMLVKSFKKYFLADDKLIASYEWVRDPFHKTPEELSIDEEENLIDFTTSGETKRQFSNKPLFEFWAGVEDDFSALRTRAFRILLPFSTSYLSETGFSAVAL, from the coding sequence ATGCACCGATGGTGCTCGTTCAATGTCTGGAAGATTCCAAAGTATACAAGcacttgtaaaacaaaaatcgccTTAGTGCGTCTGGACACATTGCATGATCCACCGAGAAGCTTTAGCTTTGAAAGAATTGAGTCCTGGTCTGAATATTGTGTTAACTACGGTTGCAAATgtagtaaattatataaaaatgagacCCCTGAAATCGAGAATCTTTTCCGCACTTTGCAAAGATATGGGTTCAGTGCATTCAGCATTATTATGTTATTGCGATCAAGATGGTTATCAAGTGGGAAATTTTTGCAACGTGTTGATGAATTAAGAGAAGAAATCGCCATTTTCCTAGAAGAAGAAAACAAACTGGAAGCTGAGAGTTTTCGCGATGGTTTGTTTGTGATGAAATTGGGCTACTTGGTCGGCATATtcgagaaattaaataacatgaaTCTTCAACTCCAAAGTGCAAATGCACATATGTTGGATACGAGTGATAAAGTTAAtgctttttatagaaaattggaattatggagcagaaatttaaagcaaaaaaacctAACTATGTTTGCAAATGGGGATGATTGTACTAAAATTTACAAGGCTGAAGAAGAACATGTAAAAGGTGTTTTCGTAAccattgaaaatcatttaaccATGCTagtaaagagttttaaaaaatattttcttgctgATGACAAACTGATAGCAAGTTACGAGTGGGTTAGGGATCCATTTCATAAGACACCCGAAGAACTCTCAATTGATGAGGAAGAAAATTTGATAGATTTCACGACAAGTGGTGAAACTAAAAGACAATTTAGTAATAAACCACTGTTTGAATTTTGGGCAGGAGTAGAGGATGATTTTTCTGCACTGAGAACAAGGGCATTTCGCATTCTATTACCATTTTCAACATCTTACCTTAGTGAAACTGGATTTTCTGCTGTGGCTCTTTGA